In Vicia villosa cultivar HV-30 ecotype Madison, WI linkage group LG7, Vvil1.0, whole genome shotgun sequence, the DNA window ATGCAAAGAACACAGTGAAGAAGTTTGGGATAGAGAATGCAAGTCATTAGAGGACACTTACTCCTACTCATTTGAAGTTATTAGAGGATAAAGAAGGGGTTGTTGTTGATCAAAGTTTATAAAGAAGTATGACTGGAAGTTTGCTATATCTTACAGCTAGAAGACCAGATATCACGTTTGCGGTAGGTGTATGTGCAAGGTATCAACTTGAGCCAAAAACCAATCACatcaatcaaataaaaataatttttaagtacATTAATAGTACAAGTGACTACGGGATATTGTACTATCATGGTTCATGTTCTATGCTTATAGGGTATTATTATACAGATTGGGCTGGTAGTGCTGATGATAGAAAAAGAACACCTGGTGGATGTTTCTTTTTGGTTAACAATCTAATTTCCTGGTTTAGTAAGAAACAAAACAATGTCTCTCTGTCTATTGCTAAAGCTAAGTATATTGTAGCTGGAAGTAGCTGTTCACAACTGATGTGGATGAAACAAAGGTTGAAGGAATataatgttgaacaagatgtcatgacattatattgtgacaatcttAGTGCTATCAATATTTTAAAGAATCCTATTCAACACATCTGGACCAAGCTTATTGACATTCGTCATCATTTTATCAGAGATATGGTTGATGATAAAGTAATCACTCTATAGCATATACCCACTACAATTGGCTGATATTTTCACCAAAGCTTTGGATGCTAATCAGTTTGAAAAGCTTAGAGGTGAATTGGGAGTCTGCATTATTGAAGAGCTATAGAAATTACAAACATGGAGGAATGCAGTTGTTACTGCATCTTTCCTTTATTTTCTGAGTCTGATAAAGCCTACTCAATTTGCTATAGACAAGGGATAGAACATAAGGTCTCTACAAGACAGCACATGGAATGTAGAAGGATTTTTGACAGGGGCAGGAGATGGAAGACCATATAAAGGTGTTCTGCTGTGTGTGCTTCCAACTGTGTTTGTGTGGGTTTATTGATTGCAATATTTGTGTGCTTCCTTATGTTTACATTTACTctattttttgtcaatttttggctaaaaaaggGGAGTAAAGTGTTAGTGTTTTTGCTGCTAAGGGAAAAGTAGCTATTGTGGTTTCCTGCTGCAACTATTTAGGGGGAGCATGATAGTCCATCATGCTGGTTGATTGTGCTGCTAGTACCAAAAAAATGAAGACTAGAGATTGAAGAATGTGTGCAAGATGTTCTGGCATCCTGTTGGAGATTGAAGAATGTGTGCAAGATGTTCTGACATCCTACTGAATATGAGGActtttaaaaaactattttttgctGCCTATGCCTCTGATGTATGAACTTGAATAGTTCATGTTCTGGTGTTCCTTTGAGAGGGACTACTGATTTTGTATGACAGGGGGATTAATGGACATGTCTGTTTGTACAAGCTCCAAAGAGCTTTGAAGAAGACCTTGTTTGTGTAACTGGTGTGCATCTGTGAtacatctttgtatttttttttttaaaatttacatgCTATCATGTAAATATGATTTATCTCCATGACTTAACTATGCTTTGGTTGTTTTATCTAAATTTGCCCAAGGGGATATTGTTAGTTCTACGGTTTTTGTAATTGGcataatttttctaaaacatggttcttaactaatgttgaacaagatgttgaaacatcttgtcCTACTGTCATAATAGGTTCAGCTGTTTTGTGTTTTGACAGGTGTTCTcccagatgtcgtgacatcctacACCAGAACATATTGACAATTCAGAGTGGTTTTTATCCTTgaaagattttatggaaaaatatGAGAATATAGAATATTCAGATACTCATTACAGGTGCAGGCAATCAAGGATTGTTTAGGACAAATGCATATTAGTCTctatttttagaaaaagaatctttgatatttcttttagaaaactaagatttgatttgatttgttcctaaTATGTGTAAAGATCTTGCAGCTGTTTTCAGAAAGGAGAAGATTGGAGGTGACTTTTATTTATCACTACGGTGATTGGAGGTGAGATGTCGATTTCTCATTtctagatgttgatttctaggtagaaATTGCACTGAGTAGggattaggcgagaagttgtaaatTGGGACTGTTTAGGTTTTGAACTAGTACTactaatagtgaatttccttcctgACTTGGTAGCCTCCAGATTAAGTGTTGTTGCACAGAACTGGGTATcaattcactgtgttatttatcacTTTGCAatttatttctagttttgataAGTGTGTTGTAAGTTAGAAGATGTTATAGCATCTATCTTGAAATTGTGTCTTGTTgggacatctgtcttgacatctgtTGTAAGTGCCATAATTTTAAGAGCAAGTCACCTCAACCGAACAAGCAAAAATATATGATATAGGCAAAATTAAAAGTAAGGATCACAAATCTCAAGGCCAACAAGTAGTGCTCTTGCCACTTGGTTATGTTAAATTTACGTTTTTCTCtatttataaaaatgaaataattaaaatgtattaTAACCACTTGATTATGAAAGGTAACATTGAGTCTGGGGTACGTCTAGAAAAATCAAAGCCCCACCACAAAAACACTTTGATGTTATAAAAAATGCCATATGCGTATGACTAAAGCCATCAGAATCCCCATAAtaacaaaacacacacacacacacacacacacacacacacacacacacacacagaaaCACTCACACAAAGAAAGCaagcttaaaaataaaaaataatagaccCTCCCTCTCTTGGTAGGTAGCCACTCTCGAGGCCACGAAGGGTCCACCAATAAATCCACCTTGAACCGGGTTTTCACTTCCGGATATGGGAAGGGGCAGCGAACCTTGGCCGGTTACGGTCCAAAGAGACTTCTAATAAACTTGAGTCATAAATCTCGGAGGAAAATTCAAGTCCCTGAGAAAAGAACCGAGACCAGAAACATCATCACAAATCAAGTATATTGGGAGTAAATAACTAACTAAGATGTATATGCATTATAGGACGATGACGTAAAAGCCACACACACATACACCAAATAGAAGTATATTGATAAAAATGGGACAAACTAGTCCTAGAAAAAAACACATTCCTATTCTCCATGTCATGCTTAAGACGAACTCGATCTCGAGAAATTGGCAAAGTCTGATAAAACTATTTCACTTGCTTTAAGGCACTTTCAAAAGCATCCTTAAAGATAAAAATCATTCTTGCAATGAGTTGGACAACTCTTTTTAGAGATCACGATCCATTGCAATGAAgttttatttgaataaataaaattaagttgAGACAATGAATTCCGCTTCGAAGTATGAAAATTTTATGGTGGTATCATTTAAAGAATTTTGAATTTAGTTATTTGAGAACCCGTGTTACAGAGCAGGAATGGTTATTATGATGTTTATATGAAGATGTGACACCAATGTGGTGATTTATgtgtaattattaataaaataattgttgggtttagaagggtgtcaCAAAGGTGATACCCTATGTGAGAAAATAGGCATTCATGGAAAGAGGCCGCATACCCATCATACCCTATGTGAGAAAATATTGGAAGTCTTAAAGTTCCTTACAATGAATCGTATATTCCCTAAATATATCCAAACACGTCTTGCGACAAATAAGACAAACCTTatcaaaaacaaataagaaaacaTAAAGCATTATCTAAGAATAATATGGTATTCTATTAGTGACATTATTGATTATCTAAGAATAATATGGTATTCTATAGGTGACATTGTTGACCTTACAAGTATACCAAAATAAACTagtaacatttataagacagctACACACAAAAAATTGATTTATctcattattaataatatatcaTCAAAAAGATAAAagtaaacataaaacataaatttTCAAACAGGGAAAATTTCATGGTTTCTTCTTCCTCTATCTGTTTTACCAAGTGAAAATCTTCCACTAGAAAATGATCTCTTCATTGCAATTGGACTCTTAACACAGTGCAACACCTTTCTTTTGTACCTTGACTTACTACTTTCTCCTCTTAATCTCTTTGATGAATCCATTGAACATCCTTCTTCACaaaaatcttcatcttcattcataTTCAACACATCACCAAttgaaaaaccattttgaagtgAATGATCCATAGAAACTGACCTACACACCTCATCTCTAATTTCAATTATTCTTTCTCTCCCACCTTGCAAATTACACAAATCACTAAACGCGCGCAACGAAAGCGCCTTCGAATCAACACTCCTATGATGATGCATCCTTGTTTCTTCCACAACAATTTGCTCATCTTCCGAAAAAGTTTCatttcttgaaggaaattcaataaCCGTAGCAGTGGCTGCAACCGTAGCAGAAGCTGCAACATGTAGTGCTGAAGGATTCAAAGTGAATATGTTAGCGCGACATAGAGGACAAGACGAGTTCGATTTGAGCCATGTGTCGATACAAGGAAGATGAAAAACATGGTTACACATTGGTAAAAGCCTAACACTTTCATCATCTTGAAACTCACTTAAACAAACGGAACAATCAGTGACAGTACCAACGAAAAAACCGTCGCCTTTTCTGTATTTGAACACTGCAATGGACTTAATCTGAACATCATCTAATCCAAAAGTCGAAACTTGACAGTTTTCGCGGCGATTCTGCGTGAATTCGTCAACCGGGTCAGTGCTATTTCTTCCTGAGGAATCTCTCCGACCACAGTATTTGGATATTAAAGTATAGTAAGTTAGTAACAGAAAAGCCGTGGCTAAAATTCCCATGATAGCAATAACAAGAGGagaaaaatatggttttgaatcaTCATCAGGGTATTGAAACGTTGGTGGTGGTGGAGGAGGATAAACTATGTAGCACCATTGTGGACAGTACATGCTACAAAAACCTTGTGAACAGTCCTTACTGTTTAGGTAAGGAATCCATGTTGTCGGATAATCGGGTCGGGCCATGGAGACACTAGGTTAACAGGTTTAAGGGTTCAAACCGAATCGCATCGCAGTTAAATACAAACAAGAGTTATATAATATTACAGAAAAAGTTTCATGTTGAAGCTATGATTAAAGGGATATATTGGTGTTGAAGATTATGTGTGGTAGAGAAAGGAGAAAGAAGAGATGGCACAGAAAAACTTGCAAGATGGAAACAAATTTGTTTGGAAGGAAAAGAAAACGTGAGAAAGAGGTAAGAGGCTTAGATGGAAAGCAAGACAAAGACAAGGGAAACGGGATCTATGATGGGAACAATTTAACTTTTCTtttggttattgcaactttttctttttctttcgtaGCTTTCTTTTTTCTATAGTATAGTTCATCTTTCTTGGTTAGAAATGTTTGTTGACTAGTTAATGAGGTGTGTGCTAGTGTACTTGTGTTGGTTGAGAAATTTATTAACATGATCAATTATTTCTCTTTGTGTTTTTTTATGTCTATGAATTCTCATACGTTGCAAAATTTCTACCTTAATGTAAACAATAGAGATTGTTATGTTAACATCATACTTGAATAAGTTTTAGTTAgacattaataatttaaaaaaaaataaatttacatgTTTTTTCCCATTCGCGAGACCCATTGGCAAATGTCTAATCATGGGGTCCAACACAAAAGACATGGCAACGAGTTGGGAACAAGTGAAACCTCAGTCAAATACGGAGTATCTGATCCTAGCCTCTAACTAATCTTCCACCATCATATCTAACCAAACAATGAGTTTCACAATGTGTCATATTAATCGGGACCGATTTCAACACTTCACCCTATATAAGTTTCACATGCGctagttttaggtgttttttcaCTTACTCTAAATTGTTTTTCAAACATTTCACTTATTTGACAAGGGACCCACTTTCACCTTTATTGTTTTGTTTGGAAGAGGAAGTGTTTAGTAGAGGCATTTCCAAGTCATATTCTATTTCctaataatattcttttttttcaaaGGTACTACTTCTAACATTCAAACTCTCACTTTTATTTTCTCTAGGTATACTTAGGTATCTGGATAGGTTTCTAGCACtgctaaatcaaatatttttgtgtcaatatGAGTACATTTAGACTCCACAATATTGTGGGATCTAATGGTTTCTCCTAAGGCATTTTGCATTTCAATTACCTTGGAGTACCTATTTTCAAATACAGAGTCAGGGTTAGACACCTCCAGCACATTGTAGACAAGATGATCAGTAAATCGTCGGCTTGGAAGGTCTCTCTTCTATCTACTGTAGGCAGAGCTTTGTTAGTTCAAACTGTGTTTCTAAATATGATAACtcattatatttttgtttattcttGGCTCATTTCTCTCTTAAGGTTTATTGAATTAGCTTCCAGGAACTTAATTCGGAGTAGTGATGTTTGCAAGAGAAAATTGGCGACAGTTTCTAGGAAGAAGGTATGCCAACCCAAAACTTCACATGGCCTAGGTCCCGTGTCTGTCATTTGTCTAAATTAGATCTCTACCCTAAAGTTGGGGTAGGACTTGCACACCTTTAAGGAAGATTAAACATGTTTACTTAGGGGCAGAGTTAATAGACCAACATCCTTTATAAACCATCACATTCCATCTTTAATTTGACAGGGTATGAAGTTTGGGAACAACACTATCTAAAGCCACTCTAGTTGGATTCTTGGGGATTGGAGGAGCATCAATTTCTAGAAAGATTCTTGGTGTGGTGGACCTCTTATTAATGAGTTGCATTTGGATTCCCTTCCATCAAAGTTCAATCTCAACACCAAAGTTTTTGACTTTTGTAGTCATAACGATTGGTCCTTCCCAACTGCTTGGCATGATATTTTCACTTCCATGAAGACAGAGTGAATTCCATAACTTCTTCTGTTGACAATAATAATCAAATGATTTGGAAGACTTCTGGCACAAGGAATTTGTCTTTGAAAGAaacttatatttttaaaaattgattgtaTCCATCTCTGTCTTGGGCAAAGGACATATGGTTTGAAGACATAACTCTTTCAAAATCATTAATGATATGGAGATTAATGCATGATAAGTTTCTAGGTAATGATTATCTCCAAAATAAAGGGTGTGTTTTGGCATCTGTTTATTCTCTTTGCAATAAAAATTATGAGACCTCTCACCACCTCTTCATCTCTTGTGCTTTTGCTGTCAAAATTTAGTCTTGGTTGAGAATAATCATTAACTCTAATATGCAGTTCAATTCTTCTGATGATTTATGATTATTTTGCAGTAACAATAAATCCCTTCAATGTGCCTTAACTCTCAAAGCTTTGATCATTTTTCTGATCAATGCCATTTGGGTTGCAAGAAATTCAATCCAACTCAAAGATAAGGAGATGTTTTTCAATTCAATTTGTTCTCAAATCAAGGTGCAGGTCAAGCTAACAAGCACTAACACCAAGCTAACTTTAAGAGCCTACTGGGATGATTTTTGTTCTCCTCAAGGTTTTCAACATTCCAATTCAGCTTCCTAGAGCTCTAACCATCAAAGTGGTTATTTGGTGTCCTCCTTCCAAAGATTGGATTTAGTGTAATGTTTATGGAGTTCACTCCCCAATTCTAGTGTTGCAGGCTATGGAAGTATTATTAGAGATAACAATAGTCTAATCATCTTAGCCTTTGTTGAATTTCTTACTCGGGAAATTTTTTTGTTTGCTAAATTTTGTGGGGGTGTCAAGAGCAGTAGAGATAGCGAAAATCAAAAGTTGACCTAGGCTTTGGGTGGAGTCAAATTATCTTATGATGGTCCAGACTTTTCCTTCTACCAAACTTGACTCTGCGCCTTAGCAAATTAAAACCAAATGACATGTTTGCATTAACATGCTTTCTAACATGTCTTTCTTTATTAGACATATATGGAGAAGAAAATAGTTGTGAATTAGTTTGCAATTATAGACCGCACATCTACATCATTgacttattttgtttttttactgTATTAGAAATgactaatttaaaaatattttaaatttgttttttttaattcaaattcttTTGGGTTCTTAGTGGGTCTTGGATTAGTCCACCAACTTTTTATTGTGTATcgattttcttttaatatattttagttttataaaaaaattaatttgaatattgAAGTGTTAACTTTACAAATTCCCTCCCCTATGCTATATTGAAAAGACTCAACACCGCATTGGAAGATGTCTTTCTTTTTTAAGTTTCTTATTCTTGATTCTACCTTGACAGATCACAATCTAATTGTTATCAATGTTGATGCCTAGGTGAATGCGGAAAATCTAGAATGTAGTGAATCTCATGCATTCAGTTTAAGTCATTCATAAACTGCAATAAAAACTTAAAGATTAAGATTTTTCATTAATTGTTGCAATGCTATGTGTGGAGCTGATTTGGCCGTCAAGTTAGTTGTACCTGACATATAAGAAGTTaagttatataataaattttatattttttggattaaaTGCATCACTTAGGCTAGCCTAGTAACAGTGAGcataaattaaaccaaaaaaagagtTGTTAAATATTAGagaaatttgtttatttttacttGTGCCATGTGGTACGACAATGTTCACTGAAAAACATAAtttgcataaattaatttggaaTCTATCTATTTGTTGGGACACTTGTACTTTTGCTATTTAGTGGTAAAATATGGCTATGGTGCTTTGTTGTCgctttctcttttttgttttggGAATTTAgcataactatttttttttaattctacttTGCATATATTCTCCTCCCACGATCCTAACAGTTGGTATATTTCTATTCAAGTTTGGGACTAACTTATGCGTAAAGATATATTTCAATACTTAAGCTATAATAGTAAAGGTGTTAGACTACTTTTACTTTAAGAAAACAATCataactaaaatataaaaatagaattGCCTTGGTACTTTGTATTGCATATAAAAAGAGTTTATGTTGGGGGACTTATTATGAGCATAGATACAAAGTTAAGGAGTATTCACCTTTGTGAGAGATATATCATTTGTTTACCTAAAATCTTAAGGCAATAGGTGAGtggattctcccacttataaaggttcaagtcaccacattcctatcCAATGTGATATTGTTtcccacttactcacacttgtattattattctaacactcctctcaagtgtgagtccacaatACTCCCCATTACTTACACGTGTACCATCGTTACCTCTTCTTAGGCATTTCGATACAAGTAAGTCGGTCTTTTTCTCAAATCAAAGGCTCATGATATCATTTTTTGGATGAGTTTTTTCACTAGGGAGCATTGATACATAGTGTAGGACTaggcacctttgtgagagactcGCCACTTATTCATCCAAGGTTTTGGATgaataagtggtgtgtctctcacaaaggtgtctAGTCCTACACTATGTATCAATGCTCCCTAGTGAAAAAACTCCTCAAACAAATgat includes these proteins:
- the LOC131619058 gene encoding secreted RxLR effector protein 161-like, with product MTGSLLYLTARRPDITFAVGVCARYQLEPKTNHINQIKIIFKYINSTSDYGILYYHGSCSMLIGYYYTDWAGSADDRKRTPGGCFFLVNNLISWFSKKQNNVSLSIAKAKYIVAGSSCSQLMWMKQRLKEYNVEQDVMTLYCDNLSAINILKNPIQHIWTKLIDIRHHFIRDMVDDKVITL
- the LOC131617223 gene encoding RING-H2 finger protein ATL52-like, which gives rise to MARPDYPTTWIPYLNSKDCSQGFCSMYCPQWCYIVYPPPPPPTFQYPDDDSKPYFSPLVIAIMGILATAFLLLTYYTLISKYCGRRDSSGRNSTDPVDEFTQNRRENCQVSTFGLDDVQIKSIAVFKYRKGDGFFVGTVTDCSVCLSEFQDDESVRLLPMCNHVFHLPCIDTWLKSNSSCPLCRANIFTLNPSALHVAASATVAATATVIEFPSRNETFSEDEQIVVEETRMHHHRSVDSKALSLRAFSDLCNLQGGRERIIEIRDEVCRSVSMDHSLQNGFSIGDVLNMNEDEDFCEEGCSMDSSKRLRGESSKSRYKRKVLHCVKSPIAMKRSFSSGRFSLGKTDRGRRNHEIFPV